One Gadus chalcogrammus isolate NIFS_2021 chromosome 7, NIFS_Gcha_1.0, whole genome shotgun sequence genomic window, TAGACTATAGGTCACAAAGAAGACCTTTACTTAACATTGCACTAACATGTAGCTGTGAAAAACCGTATAAAAGCAGCATTAGCAATAACTGATTTCAGTTCCTATATTTATTTCCAAATAGGTGTATGTTTACCTTCGGTTAGGCTTTCCTTATCTCTGTTGGATGATGGTGAAATTACCAATCCAGAAAGAAGACttgacaaaagaaaaaacagttGGATGTGTTTCCGCCCTAAGGCTGTTGAATTGTGGGACAATATGTAATTTTACACCTGTAGTAAACAAAAGgaactctgtgtctctctctctgtgtgtgtgtgtgtgtgtgtgtgtgtgtgtgtgtgtgtgtgtgtgtgtgtgtgtgtgtgtgtgtgtgtgtgtgtgtgtgtgtgtgtcgtttcagTGCCATCGATGCTGGAAGAAGCCATGGATTACCTGGAGAAAAGACGGGTCAGTGATCATGAACTGAAATTAAACCTAACATAACCATCTCAGTACTTTTCTAGCCTTGCTCTTTTATTTACTTCTGTGATGTGCCCCCGtctattcttcttcttcatcctccgTTACCCTTaatgtccagcagggggcagcatgCAATCAAAAACACTTCCTTGTTTGCTTTCCCTCTACAGAAACGACAGCCTTCCTTCACCTATGAGGTCCTGGTGGTGGATGATGGCAGCTCCGACAGGACCTCAGAGGTAGAACCCCTTTAGAATATAGTAAATCTTTAATGTCCACCAAGGTGGACATCTTTCTTCAGGCTTTCACTGTTGCCTCCTCCTTACTGCAGTGTAAGAAGTTGTGCTATATTTTTGCCATAAATGTTAAGTATGGCTGTCAGAACAGCAATGTGTTATGAGTTCATTCTGATGTCGTTTATGAATATCCAAGGTGTATGTATTGTACTTGATATTTAAAAGTGTCTTCAAATTCATGTGAATTGTCATGTGAAAAGTTTCATTGCAGCACCTTTTATTGGTAGATGTATTTTGATCCGAGAGCTTCACGTGATGTAACGAGAGAGTGGATTTGAAACATGGCTCTATTTGAAACATAGCTGTCTTTTCCGTTTTCAGGTTGCATTCCAGTACACAAACAAGTTTGGTGCGGACAAAGTGCGTGTTCTGACCCTAGTGAAAAACAGGGGCAAAGGAGGAGCAGTCCGAATGGTACGAACTCCAACCGACAACCTTTTACAAGCTACAATCCAaaaaacaattatatttattactTAGCAAAATAAGAATATTTATATAACTAAAAATATACATtcataatttatatatattacatttttttacccCCATAACACTTCAATTTTATGGGGGTTTAAAAACATTCATAAATGCTTTGGTTGCCcgagtgggaatcaaacccgtcatcctaaccctaaccctaccagtGGAGCTAGAGGACCGCTTGAAGCCATCGATGTTTCTTTTGCCTTATTTTCCATGTTTTTAATTAACTTCCTTGTCTGTACTGCGCTTCCAGGGAGCCATGAGCTGCAGGGGCCGGTTGATCCTCATGGCGGACGCAGACGGGGCCACCAAGTTTGCGGACTATGAGAAACTAGAGGTGGCTCTCGAAGCCATCAGCCCCAAACCAGTGGGTGTATTGTTTGATCCCTCATTGTTTTTATTCccttgatttttgtttttttgtgatcgttatttaattgtattttataattCATCGAATTAGTTagttacacatatacacaactaAGACAACATACAAGTTTCAACaccccactcacccacccacaggTCTTGCCCCCGACAAAGAGAAATTCTGTTATTTGAGCAGCTCAACAAAGTTGTTAAATCgatatgaaaaataaacaaataaatacgatttcactaataataataaaaacaataaaaggaaATTTGGGATGAAAGATGAAAAATAAGTGAGAAAGCAGTAAAGGCAGTAGGCCATGGCCACTCTCCCAACATTCTGTCGATGAAGTAAGACCATAAGTTGATATATTCCCTTGAGTCTTGTTGATTGTGAGTGTTTACGGTTCCTGGTCCTAGCTAGTCATGCCGGTTTTATGCTAAGCGGGTTGTGCTTCCTTTCAGGACAACATGGCCATCACCTGTGGTTCTCGAGCCCATCTGGAGCAGGACTCTGTGGCTGAGGTGAGGGTTGTACCCGATGCCGTACCGTCttgtctccttcccccccccacacacctacTATGTCCCACTAGTCTCTGTGTGAGCCTGCCAAAACGCTAAGTCCCGTACTATTGAACAAACATTGCTGTGTTCTTCTCTCAAACGTTGGAATTCTCTATAAAATTATCTTACCTGGTGATAGCACTTTTTGCCAACATTTGTCACAGCCAATGTAGacagttttttttacacaaggtGGGTTTTATGGCCGGTTGTGTTTACAGACGCTTGACCTGAAACGAGTCCATCAAGTTTTATCAGTAAACAGACCGGGGCCATGCCCCCCCCTATTCTGATCTTAAAAATACCAGtacaaaaatacacatacatgtgtatatgtatttacctctgtttttgtaatttttttgtaaatatctaCTACTAATGTCTGCCACTCGTAGATCTACTACCAATGCCTTCCACTCGTAGATCTACTACTAATGCCTTCCACTCGTAGATCTACTACTAATGCCTTCCACTCGTAGATCTACTACTAATGCCTGCCACTCGTAGATCTACTACTAATGCCTTCCACTCGTAGATCTACTACTAATGCCTTCCACTCGTAGATCTACTACTAATGCCTTCCACTCGTAGATCTACTACTAATGCCTTCCACTCGTAGATCTACTACTAATGCCTGCCACTCGTAGATCTACAACTAATGCCTTCCACTCGTAGATCTACTACTAATgccttccactctctcctcagCGGTCCATGTTTCGTACCTTCCTGATGTACGGCTTCCACTTCCTGGTCTGGTTCTTCTGTGTCCGAGGAATCAAAGACACGCAGTGTGGCTTCAAGCTCTTCACGCGAGAGGCCGCCCTCAAAACCTTCTCCCTGCTCCACGTGGAGCGCTGGTAGGCTTCACTCACCTCCTCTCAGCTCCCATctcctcaccccttctctcagccactctcctcctctgacctctcctctgctctcccctccactctcctctctcctcctctccgcaTTTCACCTCTCAACTCTCCTcctttcacctcctctctccttctctcatttcacctcctctctccttctctcatttCACCTCCACTCTCCTCATTTCACGTCCGCTCTTCTcatttcacctcctctctcctctcatttcaCCTCCTCATTTCATCTCCACTCTCAATTCACCTCCTCTcatttcacctcctctctcctcctctcttttcacctcctcctcatttcACCTCCtcatctcacctcctctccactcccctcctcacACCTCTCCTAATTTCACCTcatttcacctcctctctcctcacgtGTCGACCATGAAGCAGCTCATTGGAGGGTTAGCTGACGCTGAACTGACTCCAtcgttggtgttgttgttgttgttccgcCACAGGGCTTTTGACGTGGAGCTCTTGTACATCGCTCAGTGCTTTAAGATCCCCATCGGGGAGGTGGCGGTGAACTGGACCGAGATAGAAGGTACGTGATGCTTACTGTCTATATGTTTTAAGATGTTTTCCTGTGGTATATGTGGGAAGAGGGTTTATCGGTTATCTGTTGTATATGTGGGAAGTGGGTTTATTTGTTATCTGTTAATTTGTCTGTTTtgcctttttaaatgtatgaaaCCAACTTGACTCTGTGAAAACAATTATCCCCGTGGGGACATTAAAGAGGCTAACTAACTAATGGTGGCTACTGAAGGATGTATACCGGGCAATGTGTAAGGGTCTAATTTCCCCGTTATCATACCAGGGACGACGACTGGGGCTGGATCTCATGTGGGGTTTGTGTGCGGTGGTAGGGGGTGTGACTCATTACCATTAGTAGAGATTCTGGGTTTATAATGAagtgttgtgtggtggtgtgtgtacagcCCAGTGCTGTAGTAGCCATCGGCTTTGACAGCCATTTCTCCTGAAAATGTGAGGGAAGACAGAAGGTATTTTCTGCTTGAGCATGCCTTAGATGCCAGCTAGATAGCTAGCTGGTAGCTAGATGCCAAATACCTCTAGCTACAGTGATTCGATGTCCAGAAAAATAAGAACAGCCTGGCTAACAAGGTGAATAGTGGGAGATTGAttttctataataataataataataataaattgtatttataatgcactttatattcaagaatctcaaagtgcttcagagaaaaaaaataccaaaaaaaacactatGCACAAAGGACACTGGTTCCATCCCTTTTATTAAAGACAAGGGAAATCTCAGGTAATGTCGCTGACTCATCACCAATGTAATGGTccctttttatgtgtgtgtgtgtgtgtgtgtgtgtgtgtgtgtgtgtgtgtgtgtgtgtgtgtgtgtgtgtgtgtgtgtgtgtgtgtgtgtgtgtgtgtgtgtgtgtgtgtgtgtgtgtgtgtgtgtgtgtgtgtgtgtgtgtgtgtgtccaggctcCAAGCTGGTACCAGTGTGGAGTTGGCTGCAGATGGGACGCGACCTGGTGTTCATCCGGCTGCGTTACCTCACAGGAGTCTGGAGGCTGGACTCTCCCCGGAAGACGGACTAGCCAATCAGACGAGCCCCTCGCATCCAGCGGCCGCCTTCGATAGGCCAATCAGAACTCGCGATTTGGGTGGGATTTGCCAACGCTTTTGTTCCCCTCCGTGTGTTCTGGATGTTGTCCTCGTGAACGACGCGATCTAGAGTTCCACTCTGGCCTGATCGTTCCCATGGCGATGGCTTGCGGTGGCCACGGTTACGTGCACACTGGTGTTGCCTCTATGTCTCTGACCGTCTTACTGGGTCAGTTATGTTTTATTGCCTGAATAATTTGTAAAACGGGGCCGCTGCTGTAAATAATGAATCTGTTGATTGtctttcaattaaaaaaaaaaattggcataTGAGATGAACATTCTCTTTTGTAGTGAAAAGGTTTACTGGGGATACTGAGGCAGTGAGTGCTCGGACAAAAGCACTTGAACCCAAATAAAGAAACCTATTTCGTTTATAgtattattttcttctttccaATAATTGTATTTGATACATTGTGTTGAATTGACTATAAACTAGAGGGAGTGGGGGGTAATTTCATATCGACTGATGTTAATATCGTATTTTAACCCCAGCTCTCTGCCTGCTTTCTGAAACCCATTAGGCCCCTAGGGCAACATGAAGAGCCCTACCAGCCCGTGGTTGCGCAACCTGTTCGGAGGAAAACGGACGATGTGGCTGCCACGATGAAAAGAGGCATAGCTGACATATTTCGCAGAGATTTTGCGGTAGTTATAGCATGTATTTCGTTTCTATGTTGACGTTtggaaaaaggagagagggaaaaaaaaaaaaaaggcttgcaCGCGCACGACTGGATGTCTCGGCGCGCGCCGTCGAACCCCATCCTGTTTGTGTCTGGCCATCCGCACGAGACGGACATCTCAGAGGCGGGGAATCTTCCTCGAGCAGAACCTGTTAATGATTTCTACGCAATCCGGAGTTAACGAGGCAAACTTCAAAGAAGTACGATGAGAAATGCGTGCATACCTTTTCACGTTAATAAATATTACCCTTTATTTCCCCTCGCTCGCCGTATAAGCATGTAAATACATTCACCAGGGCTACCTATGTGTGGAACAGTTACATCCCTCAGTCAAATGATTGGCTTAAAGCTGATCTACCTGGGCGTGAACACGTGGCGGGAATGCATAGCTGGAAGTTGTTGTAGTTCATGTTGGAATTATTGTTACGTTCCACGGCAGTTGCTGTAAACTGTGAAAATGTCAAACTTCTAGACTGGCTGTCGCCAGCCAGGCTTGCGTCATTAACTGGACCAGTCACGGCGCTCACAATGAGGATAGTATCCATCCGCAATGAAAAGTACGTCCGGTTGCACCGCAATATGGAACCGATAACAGACAACGCCACCGTGTTTTATGTTACGTCAGTTACATGCACTAGACTAGCAGATGATGAGGGTTTGGCAATCGAAAATAAAAGTACTTCGTGTGCACAGGTGCGTGTTCGTGTAACAGGCTATGTTATGTTTAATATAATAGCCTACTagatttaaaaaaggaaaaaaagagaatcATTAGTAAGTAGCCTTAAGCTTTATTTATAAATAGGCTACATAGCCTATATCACTTTTTAGAACACACAGATACCAAGTGCTTCacataaacatatttttttttaatgaaagaaATATTGTTCAATAAATTACAATCTAAAATGCAGCACAATGCACAATGCACAGACCAAACTAAAACCAgaacaaaacaaagacaaaaacaatCACTGCATTCAAAAGTTTtataaaaaggttaaaaaaaaatgcatttatgCAAGAATATACAACAAGATTAAGCACTTATAGTtgtgagatttttttttccaacatcAAGTGCATTAAATAATGACTCATTCTTATCCTGTATCTAATTATATACGATTGAGATACAACACGTGGTCACAAGACTACCGTTCGAATACATTGAATATTGATACTTTGTTATGAATCAAACACACGTGACGTGACCATAAGCGAGCCCAGTCCGCCAGACGGCTCGAGCCCGCGAAGCCCTCAGATCCTGGGAGAGTTCCAGCCAGGGGCTCGCGGAAGGATCCAGCACGCAGGCGCTGCGGTTCCAGCCAGGCTGACGCCGACGTGGTGGCGCTCGCTCTCTCCGGCTCGTGAAGCCTCACAAACACGCTctactacacgcacacaccttcttCCCCTGCTCTGCCTGTCCTGAGCAAGAACTTACCGTATAGTCTCTACCACCTCCGCACCGTACGCGACCGGCACCGATGCACTTGTCACGGCAGAGGTAAGGACTTTGGGATTATTTGCAAGATGTCCAATTTAATGATCCATCATtgtgatgtttttctttttttgttgcgGGTTATTTTTTTCTGCTTGGATTTTGGAGGAATGTTATTGCATGCTGCTGTCATTGACTGATTACTTGCGCGGATGGCGAAGTTTGCTCGACTTGAGATGCTGCTATAAATCGACTCAGCCAACCCTAAATTAGGTAGGCCTAATATACATTATTTtaatcctttaaaaaaaaaatcattgacATTGATCTCCCCATCCAATACACATTCTGAGCTGTCTAAATTAGTATTGCATAAAAGGTCAAATGGCTCAACTTTGTTGATGCCATTAATTCCACTTATTTGGCTTGTCAAGGTGCGTGGGACGTGAGATCAGATAATAATGGAAAAGAAAAGTCTGCGCGATAGGGGAGCCTAGGGAAGGAAGCTGGTGTGTTtacttttagtgtgtgtgtgtgtgtgtgtgtgtgtgtgtgtgtgtgtgtgtgtgtgtgtgtgtgtgtgcgtgtgtgcgtgtgtgtgtgtgtgtgtgtgtgtgtgtgtgtgtgtgtgtgtgtgtgtgtgtgtgtgtgccctatGTGTGCGCgccctctgtgcgtgtgtgtgtgtgcgcctgcgtgccattgcgtgtctgtttatgtgtgtgtgtgtgtgtgtgtgtgtgtgtgtgtgtgtgtgtgtgtgtgtgtgtgtgtgtgtgtgtgtgtgtgtgtgtgtgtgtgtgtgtgtgtgtgtgtgtgtgtgcgtgtggagggggggggttggtgataAAGCATTAGGTAATTAGCCTATCTGGCCGGGTAGACCTAGTGACGCCGGAGTCATAAGGGGAGCCGTGGACTGATGCCGCTGCAGTGGAATGAGCAGTCGCTCTGGACCCAGCTGTCTGGCTCAGCGCGGCTCTGTGCTCACTCACGGCTATTGTTGGGAGATTATGGGAGATCTATAGTGTTCTGTGTGCGCTCCGGCTTTTTCCTTTTACCCTGCGCCGCGTGGACGCTTGTAATTCTGAACTCGGTTTTCTTGCGTGCGGAACAGTTTAATAGCAGTTAAATCACTCAGTTTGTCGGACTATAGCAAACTGTTTTCCGGCGTCTCCTGTGGATGATCGAAATGCAACGCGGCTACAATCATAGGCCTTCGTAATCAGTGAAACACAAGAAGCACGAAATATCCCTTtccgttctctgtctctctctctctctctccgtctctcccccccccccccctttctctctcgctctctctctctctctctctctcctgtcctgtGATGTGTGCTTGGCCAGACAGCGAGGCTCCTGGGCGTAAGGAACCGAGATCATTGAAGAAGAAGTCATAGAAAGGACACGCCTCATTTTAAAAACATTGTCTAAATGGGATTATCCCCCGTCCAGCGCAAACCCAAACATTTTGCATTTTAAAGCAAATATATAGCAAATTTAACAACGTGCAACTGCTCTCAAATAGTCTTTATATTAGTGAAATATTTAGATTAACTAGTAGTTAACAGGCCGGTACTGGCATTCGGTTCCATTGGATTCAGAGCATCATTAAAGTTAACCTAGCCCTCCTTGTTAAGGGATAAACCAGTTCACTCGTTTGTGTTGTCTATTCCAGTGAGGATATTGTCAATTTCGgcttgaataaaaaatatagaaatcatagtgtgccccaaccccccccccccccccccttttcttgCCTTAGTTCCCCAAACGACTAAGGCCGTATCTTCTTTTGTACTTAACCTTTGACTACACAGCTGTAACTTTGCGGTTTAGTTAAATTAGCAGTTAATACTGCATTCTCTTTTGCTCTTTCActcgctccctctgtctctctctctgtctcattctctctctctctctctctctctctctctctctctctctctctctctctctctctctctctctctgtctgtctctctgtctctcgctttctctctcctctctgtctgtctgtctgtctgtctgtctgtctgtctgtctgtctgtctctctctctctctctcatctcttcgtctctctcatctcatctcagtctctctctcgtctctctgtccctctctctctctctcttcatctctctctctctctctctctctctctgtccctctccctctctctctctctctctccctctccctctctctctctgtccctctctctctctctctcgtctctctctctctctctctctcatctcgtctctctctctctctctctctctctctctctgtccctctccctctctctctctctgtccctctccccagaTGATTGAAACCCGAGCTGTACCGCTGGCTGCGTGAGggaccactcccccccccccgcccccctcccagatTGGACACGCTCTCAGCCAGAGCGGCCACATCTCTCTGTGTGCCAACGCACCGCGGGGACGACAACCAGATCAAGAGGAAGAAAGTGACAGAGATTCTTCGGTGTTGGCCCGTGTCCaaccctctctcgctcgctccctcgcCCTCTGACTCGCTTTCAGCGGAAGCAGTGTTCGCACAAGCTCGTCAGGTGACCTCGTCCTCTGTCTGCGTCGCTACGACAACAGGCCCCCGCTCTTCTCCGTAACCCTCTCCATCCCGTCCACGCCACCGGCCACCGACGGGAAGAAGCAGCGGCGATGAtgaccaccaccgccatcacctCGCTGTTCTCCTTCACCAGCCCGGCGGTGAAGCGGCTCCTGGGCTGGAAGCAGGGCGACGAGGAGGAGAAGTGGGCGGAGAAGGCGGTGGACTCGCTGGTCAAGAAGctcaagaagaagaagggcgccatggaggagctggagagggcGCTGAGCTGCCCCGGACAGCCCAGTGAgtcacgacccccccccccccaacgatACACCCCCATACACCCCGATGCCCCCCGAtgcacccccccacacatacctatacagctccacacacacccatacactcCCGACACATTCCAAtgcacccccactccccctacacacacccacatacaccccTACTCACATCCACACCCCCCCcgcacacaacctcacacatcCCCATACACCCTAAgcaccccaacacccccccaGACAAccccatacacccacacacacacacacacacacacacacacacaccctacacacacctacacacccccACAAACCCTCATACACccccacacaaccccacacaccccacacataGTGGGAGGGCACacggggagagtggggggggggggggggaggagggggagaaagggggcgAAGTGTTTGAAGTGGTCCCCGTTGGGGTTTGGGATTATGGATAAACTATCATATTACGACACGATGTCCCCTTCACTGAGACGTCCTGATGTTGTGCGTCTAGCGGAATAGTTACGGGCCACAATGTCGCTACACTGGTCCAGCACAGTATTTGGATGATTAATTGACCGTGGTCCAGATTTGTGGGATAAAATCTTCTGTGGTTATGGCAGCCGCCATAATATCAATAATGCCCTCGTTCATATCCTGATAATGTATCATGATAAACATGGTATGATGTGTTTTGAGTCCCATTTGCTATCCCATTCAGATACTTTTATTAATGAAAAGTATCTACATGGGATAGCAAATACTAATTGATCACACATGCAACATCCAATACATATCGATCAGCAGCATCACTCTCAATGTCTCCGGCTGCCCTTTCACGTTCGTGTTCTGACcggctgtcccccccccccccccccaccccatccccgcAGGCAAGTGCGTGACCATCCCCCGCTCGCTGGACGGCCGGCTTCAGGTGTCCCACAGGAAGGGCCTGCCCCACGTCATCTACTGCCGCGTGTGGCGCTGGCCCGACCTGCAGTCGCACCACGAGCTCAAGGCCCTGGACTGCTGCGAGTTCCCCTTCGGCTCCAAGCAGAAGGACATCTGCATCAACCCCTACCACTACCGCCGCGTGGAGACACCAGGTAGGGCCCTGGAGCGGCGCCGGCGGCCATGACGGCCGCGACCATCGCAACGAAAACGACAACGACGACGACAAAACAAGTGctgttgatgttgatgtggGGGTCGTTgtcgttgtcgttgttgttgtcattgttgtggttgttgttgttgtgttgagcACTAGGAGCCAagaccaacacaacaacaacaacaacaacaaaaaagaacaacaaaacatGTTTTGTAATATACCTTGCTATGTtgtgatatattttttacaatacaatacaaacaactttattaatcccactaGGGCTAGGGCACCTTGTTATACACACAGTAacatacaaataacaaatagtAATTCACCAGAGctaatacaattattttgataataaactcaataaacataaaaaggatgaatcagataaaaaaaagaaaactcatTTTTTGTTGTAATACTTTGAATGTTTGATGGCTTCTGATGTTATGCTTGTATAGTCTGAACATGATCAGTCTGATTATTCATCCCAATCGACTGATTGATTAACTGTTTGAATCAATGACCAGACATTGGGGAGCGTATCGATCATATGGTTCAGTTCACTTCTGAGATCCCAAACAACGCTCTTAAAATAGATTATGtggtgtgttttttcctctCTGTTGTGGTTTGGACTTAGAATAGCGGAAACGGTTATCCGATCTGATGCAGTGTTCCTGAGCTAGCTTCATTGGCAGTAATATGATATTTAGCATCTCTCCGTTTcccccgctctgtctctctctgtctctccccccctccccacccctctctctctctctctctctctctctctctcactctcattctctttctctctctttctctctgcatcTCACTCTCACtatcgccc contains:
- the smad9 gene encoding mothers against decapentaplegic homolog 9 yields the protein MMTTTAITSLFSFTSPAVKRLLGWKQGDEEEKWAEKAVDSLVKKLKKKKGAMEELERALSCPGQPSKCVTIPRSLDGRLQVSHRKGLPHVIYCRVWRWPDLQSHHELKALDCCEFPFGSKQKDICINPYHYRRVETPGRALERRRRP
- the alg5 gene encoding dolichyl-phosphate beta-glucosyltransferase; its protein translation is MMDFLYDLLQCLVALAAIAVILVLVLAHVTATVVDLTRHEKEKSFPTAPGWKELLPSIHDPASKELSVIVPAYNEELRMPSMLEEAMDYLEKRRKRQPSFTYEVLVVDDGSSDRTSEVAFQYTNKFGADKVRVLTLVKNRGKGGAVRMGAMSCRGRLILMADADGATKFADYEKLEVALEAISPKPDNMAITCGSRAHLEQDSVAERSMFRTFLMYGFHFLVWFFCVRGIKDTQCGFKLFTREAALKTFSLLHVERWAFDVELLYIAQCFKIPIGEVAVNWTEIEGSKLVPVWSWLQMGRDLVFIRLRYLTGVWRLDSPRKTD